One Corynebacterium uterequi DNA segment encodes these proteins:
- a CDS encoding carboxylesterase family protein, which produces MTHATTRSFGGVTYRGYTGVDGSQRFETIPVGGGQLAVATAASAKDWPVLVFLHGGSYVGGDYLDPATDPGACVADGIVVVSVDYRVGEAGFGRYPGEAPYRYRGIDDCFDALEWVQRTIEAFGGDPTSVTLVGQSAGAGIAAWLCRRDHYRGAFRRALLCSPALPRTAARPAGATSRLLLPRLDLPYGPHPFQATELSGVDVIVTTSRNEFYNFFPAATRADKRGYGALVARLLARRLGVRGGVSAYLAASRRIDPNAVLRRLLGDAGVRRWAQDIVDGTPGRRWLGEYVGPGAMHSAELPALFQPGPVHDWLVRLVHTGEPGWPEYWPHSGRITGQLSTVDGLLAPAKEPLKYVRLAFHPGQ; this is translated from the coding sequence ATGACCCATGCCACTACGCGGAGCTTCGGCGGCGTCACCTATCGGGGGTACACCGGCGTCGATGGTTCCCAACGCTTCGAGACCATCCCGGTCGGCGGCGGGCAGCTCGCCGTCGCCACCGCCGCGTCGGCGAAGGACTGGCCGGTGCTCGTCTTCCTTCACGGCGGCTCCTACGTGGGCGGTGACTACCTCGATCCGGCCACGGACCCGGGGGCGTGCGTGGCCGACGGCATCGTGGTCGTCTCCGTGGACTACCGGGTCGGCGAGGCAGGTTTCGGGCGGTACCCCGGCGAGGCCCCCTACCGCTACCGGGGGATCGACGATTGCTTTGACGCCCTGGAGTGGGTGCAGCGAACCATCGAGGCCTTCGGCGGCGACCCGACGTCGGTCACGCTCGTCGGCCAGTCGGCGGGAGCCGGCATCGCGGCGTGGTTGTGCCGGCGCGACCACTACCGGGGCGCCTTCCGCCGGGCGTTGTTGTGCTCCCCTGCCCTTCCCCGCACCGCCGCGCGACCCGCAGGCGCCACAAGCCGGCTTCTCCTGCCGCGCCTGGACCTACCCTACGGTCCCCACCCTTTCCAGGCGACGGAGCTTTCCGGGGTGGACGTCATCGTCACCACCAGCCGCAACGAGTTCTATAACTTCTTCCCCGCCGCCACCCGGGCGGATAAGCGCGGCTACGGTGCCCTGGTAGCCCGCTTGCTCGCGCGGCGGCTAGGGGTGCGCGGCGGGGTGTCCGCTTATCTCGCGGCCTCCCGGCGCATCGACCCGAACGCTGTCCTCCGCCGGCTCCTCGGCGACGCCGGGGTCCGCCGGTGGGCGCAAGACATCGTCGACGGCACCCCTGGGCGGCGGTGGTTAGGAGAGTACGTCGGCCCCGGCGCAATGCACTCCGCGGAGCTGCCCGCCCTTTTCCAGCCCGGTCCCGTGCACGACTGGCTGGTTCGGCTGGTGCACACCGGTGAGCCTGGGTGGCCGGAATATTGGCCTCATAGTGGCCGGATCACCGGCCAGCTCAGCACGGTTGACGGACTGCTGGCCCCGGCGAAGGAGCCGCTCAAGTACGTGCGCCTTGCCTTCCACCCGGGGCAGTGA
- the idi gene encoding isopentenyl-diphosphate Delta-isomerase — translation MTELVVLVDDAGRALGTADKATVHTENTPLHQAFSAYLLDAAGQVLLTRRALGKKTWPGVWTNSFCGHPGPGEALEDAIVRRALDELGIEASSLADPVCILPDYRYRAVDSSGIVENELCPVFTVQLAAGIGFEEALDPRRAEVDSWFTLPADRLIAAVDAAPGAFSPWLVGELADERLRSALLSSGR, via the coding sequence ATGACGGAACTGGTCGTACTCGTCGACGATGCCGGCCGCGCCCTCGGCACCGCGGACAAGGCCACCGTCCATACCGAGAACACCCCGCTGCACCAGGCGTTTTCCGCGTACCTGCTCGACGCCGCCGGCCAGGTGCTGCTCACCCGTCGCGCACTAGGGAAGAAGACGTGGCCAGGGGTATGGACCAACAGTTTTTGCGGCCACCCGGGTCCCGGGGAGGCACTGGAAGACGCGATCGTTCGCCGGGCTCTCGACGAACTGGGGATCGAGGCATCGTCGCTCGCCGACCCGGTGTGCATCCTGCCCGACTATCGCTACCGGGCGGTTGATTCTTCCGGGATTGTGGAGAACGAGCTATGCCCGGTGTTCACCGTGCAGCTCGCCGCCGGGATCGGCTTCGAGGAGGCCTTGGATCCCCGCCGCGCCGAGGTGGACTCCTGGTTCACGCTGCCGGCTGATCGGCTCATCGCGGCGGTCGACGCCGCGCCGGGTGCGTTCTCGCCCTGGCTGGTGGGCGAGTTGGCCGATGAGCGGTTGCGCTCGGCGCTCCTATCGTCCGGACGTTGA